Proteins from a single region of Vanessa cardui chromosome 13, ilVanCard2.1, whole genome shotgun sequence:
- the LOC124534975 gene encoding uncharacterized protein LOC124534975 has protein sequence MKVAALLLVCAISLAQGNDVELNENGCPIDHTIEKLYPHENCNRFYQCTHGELVDKKCASNLFFDVEKQECDWSETVDCGDRVIPDEEEDDDCGETENEGGNDNEDSDDNNGSCNCNPGEAPSICDQDGSDGVLVAHENCNQFYKCFNGQPVTISCPGNLLYNPHKRECDWPDNVDCGDRVIPEVDENDNDNDNGGGDAGGDGGSEGGDDGEDDNDGTCNCNPGEAPAICGQDGSDGVLVAHENCNQFYKCFNGKPVTLSCPGNLLFNPYRRICDWPENVDCGDRVIPEVDENDNDNDNGGGDAGGDGGSEGGDDGEDNNDGTCNCNPGEAPTICGQDGSDGVLVAHENCNQFYKCFNGKPVTLSCPGNLLFNPYRRICDWPENVDCGDRVIPEVDENDNDNDNGGGDAGGDGGSEGGEDGEDDNDGTCNCNPGEAPAICGQDGSDGVLVAHENCNQFYKCFNGKPVTLSCPGNLLFNPYRRICDWPENVDCGDRVIPEVDENDNDNDNGGGDAGGDGGSEGGEDGEDDNDGTCNCNPGEAPAICGQDGSDGVLVAHENCNQFYKCFNGKPVTLSCPGNLLFNPYRRICDWPENVDCGDRVIPEVDENDNDNDNGGGDAGGDGGSEGGDDGEDDNDGTCNCNPGEAPTICGQDGSDGVLVAHENCNQFYLCANGKPVTLSCPGNLLFNPYRRICDWPENVECGDRVIPEVDENDNDNDNGGGDAGGDGGSEGGDDGEDDNDGTCNCNPGEAPAICGQDGSDGVLVAHENCNQFYKCFNGKPVTLSCPGNLLFNPYRRICDWPENVDCGDRVIPEVDEDDNDNDNDGGDVGGDGGSEGGDDGEDDNDGTCNCNPGEAPAICGQDGSDGVLVAHENCNQFYKCFNGKPVTLSCPGNLLFNPYRRICDWPENVDCGDRVIPEVDEDDNDNDNGGGDVGGDGGSEGGDDGEDDNDGTCNCNPGEAPAICGQDGSDGVLVAHENCNQFYKCFNGKPVTLSCPGNLLFNPYRRICDWPENVDCGDRVIPEVDENDNDNDNGGGDAGGDGGSEGGDDGEDDNDGTCNCNPGEAPAICSQDGSDGVLVAHENCNQFYLCANGKPVALSCPGNLLFNPYRRICDWPENVDCGDRVIPECNENDNDNDNGGGEAGGDGGSEGGDDGEDDNDGACNCNPGEAPAICGQDGSDGVLIAHENCTQFYKCSNGEPITLNCPGNLLYNPYRRICDWPENVDCGDRLIPECNENDNDAGGDAGDQGGDDGENDNDGPCNCNPGEAPLICGQDGSDGVLIAHENCKQFYMCVNNEPVAMDCPVDLLYNPYKNLCDWPENVNCGGRIQSVALNKHLNWARLRATRI, from the exons atgaaag tCGCAGCCTTATTGCTGGTCTGCGCAATCAGTTTAGCTCAAGGTAATGACGTTGAGCTAAATGAGAATGGCTGCCCGATAGACCACACGATTGAAAAACTCTATCCACACGAAAATTGTAACAGATTCTACCAATGCACCCACGGAGAGCTTGTCGATAAGAAGTGTGCTTCAAACCTCTTTTTTGATGTCGAAAAGCAAGAATGTGATTGGTCTGAAACAGTAGATTGTGGTGATAGGGTTATCCCAGACGAGGAAGAAGATGACGACTGTGGTGAGACCGAAAATGAAGGTGGAAACGATAATGAAGATAGTGATGATAACAATGGTTCTTGCAACTGCAACCCAGGCGAGGCACCTTCCATTTGTGACCAAGATGGCTCTGATGGAGTTTTAGTTGCTCATGAAAATTGTAACCAGTTCTACAAATGCTTCAATGGCCAACCCGTTACAATAAGCTGTCCTGGCAACCTTCTTTACAATCCGCACAAAAGAGAATGCGATTGGCCCGACAATGTTGACTGTGGTGATAGAGTCATTCCAGAAGTTGATGAAAATGATAACGATAACGACAACGGTGGAGGTGATGCCGGCGGTGATGGTGGTAGTGAAGGTGGCGATGACGGCGAGGATGACAATGATGGAACTTGCAACTGCAACCCCGGTGAAGCACCTGCTATTTGCGGTCAGGATGGTTCTGACGGAGTGTTAGTTGCACACGAAAACTGCAACCAATTCTACAAATGCTTCAACGGCAAACCCGTTACACTAAGCTGCCCCGGCAACCTTCTCTTCAACCCTTACAGGAGAATATGTGATTGGCCAGAAAATGTTGATTGTGGAGACAGAGTCATTCCAGAAGTTGATGAAAATGATAACGATAACGACAACGGTGGAGGTGATGCTGGCGGTGATGGTGGTAGTGAAGGTGGCGACGACGGCGAGGATAACAATGATGGAACTTGCAACTGCAACCCCGGTGAAGCACCTACTATTTGCGGTCAGGATGGTTCTGACGGAGTGTTAGTCGCACACGAAAACTGCAACCAATTCTACAAATGCTTCAACGGCAAACCCGTTACACTAAGCTGCCCCGGCAACCTTCTCTTCAACCCTTACAGGAGAATATGTGACTGGCCAGAAAATGTGGACTGTGGTGATAGAGTCATTCCAGAAGTTGATGAAAATGATAACGATAACGACAACGGTGGAGGTGATGCCGGCGGTGATGGTGGTAGTGAAGGTGGTGAAGACGGCGAGGATGACAATGACGGAACTTGCAACTGCAATCCCGGTGAAGCACCTGCGATATGCGGTCAGGATGGTTCTGACGGTGTATTAGTAGCACACGAAAACTGCAACCAATTCTATAAATGCTTTAACGGCAAACCAGTTACACTAAGCTGCCCCGGCAACCTTCTCTTCAACCCTTACAGGAGAATATGTGACTGGCCAGAAAATGTTGACTGTGGTGATAGAGTCATTCCAGAAGTTGATGAAAATGATAACGATAACGACAACGGTGGAGGTGATGCCGGCGGTGATGGTGGTAGTGAAGGTGGTGAAGACGGCGAGGATGACAATGACGGAACTTGCAACTGCAATCCCGGTGAAGCACCTGCGATATGCGGTCAGGATGGTTCTGACGGTGTATTAGTAGCACACGAAAACTGCAACCAATTCTATAAATGCTTCAACGGCAAACCAGTTACACTAAGCTGCCCCGGCAACCTTCTCTTCAACCCTTACAGGAGAATATGTGACTGGCCAGAAAATGTTGACTGTGGTGATAGAGTCATTCCAGAAGTTGATGAAAATGATAACGATAACGACAACGGTGGAGGTGATGCCGGCGGTGATGGTGGTAGTGAAGGTGGCGATGACGGCGAGGATGACAATGATGGAACTTGCAACTGCAACCCCGGTGAAGCACCTACTATTTGCGGGCAGGATGGTTCTGACGGAGTGTTAGTCGCACACGAAAACTGCAACCAGTTCTACCTATGTGCCAATGGCAAACCAGTTACGCTAAGCTGCCCCGGCAACCTTCTCTTCAACCCTTACAGGAGAATATGTGATTGGCCAGAAAATGTTGAGTGCGGAGACAGAGTCATTCCAGAAGTTGATGAAAATGATAACGATAACGACAACGGTGGAGGTGATGCCGGCGGTGATGGTGGTAGTGAAGGTGGCGATGACGGCGAGGATGACAATGATGGAACTTGCAACTGCAACCCCGGTGAAGCACCTGCGATATGCGGTCAGGATGGTTCTGACGGTGTATTAGTAGCACACGAAAACTGCAACCAATTCTACAAATGCTTCAACGGCAAACCAGTTACACTAAGCTGCCCTGGCAACCTTCTCTTCAACCCTTACAGGAGAATATGTGACTGGCCAGAAAATGTTGACTGTGGAGATAGAGTCATTCCAGAAGTTGATGAAGATGATAACGATAACGACAATGATGGAGGTGATGTCGGCGGTGATGGTGGTAGTGAAGGTGGCGATGACGGCGAGGATGACAATGACGGAACTTGCAACTGCAACCCCGGTGAAGCACCTGCGATATGCGGTCAGGATGGTTCTGACGGTGTATTAGTAGCACACGAAAACTGCAACCAATTCTACAAATGCTTCAACGGCAAACCAGTTACACTAAGCTGCCCTGGCAACCTTCTCTTCAACCCTTACAGGAGAATATGTGACTGGCCAGAAAATGTTGACTGTGGAGATAGAGTCATTCCAGAAGTTGATGAAGATGATAACGATAACGACAATGGTGGAGGTGATGTCGGCGGTGATGGTGGTAGTGAAGGTGGCGATGATGGCGAGGATGACAATGACGGAACTTGCAACTGCAACCCCGGTGAAGCACCTGCGATATGCGGTCAGGATGGTTCTGACGGTGTATTAGTAGCACACGAAAACTGCAACCAATTCTACAAATGCTTCAACGGCAAACCAGTTACACTAAGCTGCCCCGGCAACCTTCTCTTCAACCCTTACAGGAGAATATGTGACTGGCCAGAAAATGTTGACTGTGGAGATAGAGTCATTCCAGAAGTTGATGAAAATGATAACGATAACGACAACGGTGGAGGTGATGCCGGCGGTGATGGTGGTAGTGAAGGTGGCGATGACGGCGAGGATGACAATGATGGAACTTGCAACTGCAACCCCGGTGAAGCACCTGCTATTTGCAGTCAGGATGGTTCTGATGGAGTGTTAGTCGCACACGAAAACTGCAACCAGTTCTACCTATGTGCCAATGGCAAACCAGTTGCGCTAAGCTGCCCCGGCAACCTTCTCTTCAACCCTTATAGGAGAATATGTGATTGGCCAGAAAATGTTGATTGTGGAGATAGAGTCATTCCTGAATGTAATGAAAACGACAACGATAACGACAACGGTGGAGGTGAAGCCGGCGGTGATGGTGGTAGTGAAGGTGGCGATGACGGCGAGGATGACAATGATGGAGCTTGTAACTGCAATCCCGGTGAAGCACCTGCTATTTGCGGTCAGGATGGTTCTGACGGAGTTTTGATTGCACACGAAAACTGCACCCAATTCTACAAATGTTCTAATGGCGAACCCATTACATTGAACTGTCCCGGCAACCTTCTCTACAATCCTTACAGGAGAATATGCGATTGGCCCGAAAATGTTGATTGTGGAGACAGACTGATTCCAGAATGTAATGAAAATGACAATGATGCCGGCGGTGACGCTGGTGATCAAGGTGGCGATGACGGCGAGAACGACAATGATGGACCTTGCAACTGCAACCCCGGTGAAGCCCCTTTAATTTGCGGTCAGGATGGTTCTGACGGAGTTTTGATTGCACACGAAAACTGCAAACAGTTCTACATGTGTGTCAACAACGAACCTGTAGCAATGGACTGCCCCGTTGATCTTCTTTACAATCCTTACAAAAATTTGTGTGATTGGCCTGAGAATGTTAATTGTGGAGGCAGAATTCAAAGTGTCGCCCTGAATAAACATTTGAATTGGGCTAGATTAAGAGCAACAcgtatttaa